The Arachis hypogaea cultivar Tifrunner chromosome 14, arahy.Tifrunner.gnm2.J5K5, whole genome shotgun sequence genome has a segment encoding these proteins:
- the LOC112742296 gene encoding uncharacterized protein yields MGKSWKKTRLRLYNAYFEPTFTTEQNIENRLPGIDREHWRWFLDYRAKVETKEKCRKNAKNQSKQLYTHTGGSKSFAWRMDEEKRIEEIEQQDESSRVLSQNDSIAQVFGKEKPGRVRGVGFEPTPSQLFGPNSHAPGNGVQLKETKRKLLELQAELEGEKLKRKAMEDEAAAEKKKMKAMESSLI; encoded by the exons atgggGAAGTCTTGGAAGAAAACAAGGCTGAGGTTGTATAATGCTTATTTCGAGCCAACGTTCACGACTGAACAAAATATTGAGAACCGTCTGCCAGGAATCGATCGAGAGCATTGGAGATGGTTCCTTGACTATCGCGCCAAAGTTGAGACGAAG GAGAAGTGCAGGAAAAATGCAAAGAATCAATCAAAGCAACTATATACTCATACTGGCGGTTCGAAAAGCTTTGCATGGCGGATGGATGAAGAG AAAAGAATTGAGGAGATTGAGCAACAGGATGAGTCATCTAGGGTGTTGTCTCAAAATGATTCCATTGCTCAGGTTTTCGGAAAAGAGAAACCAGGTAGAGTACGTGGTGTGGGTTTTGAACCGACTCCTAGTCAACTCTTCGGTCCAAATTCACATGCGCCTGGCAACGGAGTCCAACTAAAGGAGACTAAGAGGAAGCTGCTTGAACTGCAGGCAGAGCTGGAAGGCGAGAAGTTGAAGAGGAAGGCGATGGAGGATGAGGCAGCAgcagagaagaaaaagatgaaggcgATGGAGAGTTCTCTGATTTAG
- the LOC112740286 gene encoding glucan endo-1,3-beta-glucosidase, basic isoform produces the protein MIMSSFSWVTALLLLLYTANLRLADAQIGVCYGMLGNNLPAANEVIDVYRSNNIKRMRLYDPNQAALQALRNSGIELILGVPNSDLQGLATNSESARQWVQRNVLSFWPSVKIKYIAVGNEVRPVGDSTSWMAQYVLPAIQNVYQAIRAQGLHDQIKVSTAIDMSLLGNSFPPSQGSFRGDVRSYLDPIIGYLVYAGAPLLTNVYPYFSYRDNPVDISLPYAIFTSPNVVAWNGPYTYQNLFDAMLDAVHAAIDNTGIGFVEVVVSESGWPSDGDFGATYDNARIYLDNLIRHVNGGTPRRPWKPTETYLFAMFDENQKNPELEKHFGLFFPNKQKKYSFGFGAERRREFFANEFNATVVPLLKSDI, from the exons ATGATAATGTCTTCGTTCTCATGGGTTACTGCTCTATTGCTTCTTCTATACACAGCTAACCTTCGCTTGGCAG ATGCTCAAATTGGTGTTTGCTATGGTATGCTGGGGAACAATCTACCAGCAGCAAACGAAGTGATAGATGTTTACAGATCAAACAACATCAAACGAATGAGACTCTATGATCCCAATCAAGCTGCTCTACAAGCACTTAGAAACTCCGGCATTGAACTCATTCTTGGAGTTCCAAACTCTGATCTTCAAGGCCTTGCCACAAACTCTGAGAGCGCACGCCAATGGGTGCAAAGAAATGTGCTAAGCTTTTGGCCTAGTGTCAAAATCAAGTACATTGCAGTTGGTAATGAAGTGAGACCTGTTGGAGACTCCACTTCATGGATGGCTCAGTATGTTCTCCCAGCAATTCAGAATGTATACCAAGCTATTAGAGCTCAAGGCCTCCATGATCAAATCAAGGTTTCAACTGCCATTGACATGTCCCTCTTAGGAAACTCTTTTCCTCCTTCACAAGGCTCATTTAGGGGTGACGTCAGGTCATACCTAGACCCAATTATAGGGTATTTGGTATATGCAG GTGCACCATTACTAACCAATGTTTATCCTTACTTTAGCTATAGAGATAATCCAGTTGACATATCACTACCCTATGCTATTTTCACATCCCCAAATGTGGTGGCATGGAATGGTCCATATACATACCAGAATCTTTTTGATGCTATGTTGGATGCAGTGCATGCTGCCATTGATAACACCGGAATTGGTTTTGTTGAGGTTGTTGTGTCTGAAAGCGGGTGGCCCTCAGATGGAGATTTTGGTGCAACTTATGATAATGCACGAATTTATTTGGATAATTTGATTCGTCATGTTAATGGGGGTACTCCAAGAAGGCCTTGGAAGCCTACAGAAACTTATTTGTTTGCCATGTTTGATGAGAACCAGAAGAATCCGGAGCTGGAGAAACATTTTGGACTTTTCTTTCCTAACAAACAGAAGAAGTATTCATTTGGGTTTGGTGCAGAAAGGAGAAGGGAATTCTTTGCCAATGAGTTCAATGCAACAGTTGTTCCATTATTGAAGAGTGACATTTGA